The Halorussus gelatinilyticus genome contains the following window.
GCTTCCACAATGACGCCTCGCGGATTTCTCGCGATTCCATCCCGTGAGAATATATAGCTACCCCTCCTCGGTGCGAACGAAACATGCTCGGAGCGGAACGCCGCGCGGTCGCCACCCGCGCGCCCGACCTCGCAGGTCTCACGCCCGGCCGGACCGGTAACTTGAGCGTCCGCCGGGACGACCGATTCGCAGTCACGCCCACCGGCGTCGCCTACGACCGAATCGACGCCGCCGACGTCCCGGTGGTCTCGCTCGACGGCGAGCAGGTCGCCGGCGACACTGCCCCCTCCAGTGAGACGCCGATGCACAGCGCGGTCTACCGGGAGTTCGACGCGGGCGCTATCGTCCACACTCACTCGCCGTGGGCCTCGACGCTGGCGATTCTCCACGAACCGATTCCGCCGGTCCACTACATGCTCGCGCTC
Protein-coding sequences here:
- a CDS encoding class II aldolase/adducin family protein — protein: MLGAERRAVATRAPDLAGLTPGRTGNLSVRRDDRFAVTPTGVAYDRIDAADVPVVSLDGEQVAGDTAPSSETPMHSAVYREFDAGAIVHTHSPWASTLAILHEPIPPVHYMLALAGTTVPVADYATYGTAELAANAVEAMEEADADACLLANHGLLATGDDADSALETAVNVEYTARIYCQAKAFGDPVELSREEMAAVAEKFEGYGQDGD